The Streptomyces racemochromogenes DNA segment ACCTGGTGCGTGTGCGCGGCGGGGCGCAGCGCGGGGGAGTGCCCGGCGGGGGCCTGGGCGGCGGCGGCCGCCGGGACCCCGTCCTCGGCGGCGGGGGTGCGTCCGCGCTGCCACTTCCCGCCCGCGGAGAGCAGCGGGGTGAGCGCGGCGGCGACCGGTTCGGAGACCCGGCCCTCCTCCAGCCGGCGGCGCCACTGCTCGCGCAGTCCGAAGACGTAGGCCTCGGTGCGGGCGATGAGCGGCTCGAACCAGGGCAGCGCCAGCATGATGAGGAGCCCGGCGGTCCAGCCGAGGAGCACGTCGCTCACCCAGTGGGTGCCGAGGTACACGGTGGTGGCGCCGACGCTCAGCGAGAGGACGCCGGAGAGGATGGACAGCACCCGCCGGGTGACGGTGGTGGAGGCCAGGTAGGCCAGGATCCCCCAGGTCACGACGGCGTTGGCGGTGTGGCCGGAGGGGAATATATCGCCGCCGGCGAAGAGCTCGGCGGAGCCGATCTGGGTGGCGTAGTGCGGGCCGAGCCGGCCGAGGCCGAGCTTGACGGAGCCGACGGTGATGTTCAGGAGCAGCAGCGCCACGCCGAGTGCGATCAGCGGGCGGAGGGTGTGCTGGCGCCAGGAGCGCCAGCCGAGCCAGGCCGCGACCATCACCGCGGTGGGTCCGCGCTGGCCGAGTACGACGAGGTAGTCGAGGAAGGCGTGCACCTGCGGCCACTGCTCGTAGGGCCGGAAGAACATGATCTGCCAGTCCAGGCGGACGAGCCAGGAGGTCGTCAGCACGAGCACGACGATCACCAGGTAGAAGGCGAGCGTCGCGGAGAGGAGCACGATGCGGTGCCGGCTCATCTGCGGAGTTTGCAGATGAGCCGGTCGCTCTGGTTCCCGGTCGAGCCGGGCGAACACCGGCTCCAGACGGGCAAGCATTTGGTCAGTACGCACTCAATCGACGTTACCGCGCGTCGAAGCGCACCCCGGGCGAATCGCGCGCTTTGTGATGACCATGTGATGTGGAGTGCGTCTCACGGGGGACTTAATTCGCCTTGTTCCGGCACTTGTTGGAACTCCCCGGATTCAACTCCGGGAGTACTGCCGCCGCAATTATCGGCATACTTACACGGTATTTATCGCGGCGGCTCAATTCCTTTGCACAACCATGGATTGGAATGATCCATTCCGTGATCGCCCCGGCCCGTCCTACGGGGGGCCCGAACCGTTCAGCCAGAACGCCCCGTACACCGCCGAGGCCAGCGCCAGCACGACCGGCACGGCCGCCGCCCGCCCCGTCCGCCACCGCGCCAGGGCCACCGCCGGGGGCAGCATCAGCGGGAACGCCGGCAGCAGCAGCCGGGGCTTGGAGCCGAAGTACCCGGAGGCGCACAGGGCCAGCGCCACCACGATCCCGCAGTACACCAGCAGCGCGGCCGGCTGCCGGTCGCGCACGCACAGCCGGTACAGCCACAGCACCAGCAGCACCCCGGCGATCAGCCCCGCCCCGGCGGCGAAGGCGGGGGAGGCCAGCCGCGCCCCGACGAACCGCGCGAAGGCCCAGCCCCCGTCGAAGCCGTTGCCCCAGCCCGCCTGCACGTCCAGGTAGCCCGTCGGCCCGCCGCCGGTCCGGGCCCCCACCCACAGCGCGTACGCCGCCGCCCCGAGCGGGGCCAGCAGCACCCCGGCCGCCATCCGCCACGAGCGCTCCCCGCGCCGCCAGGCCAGGGCCGCCGCCACCCACACCGCCGCGACCACCGCCGCCCCGACCGGCCGGGTCAGCCCCGCCCCCGCCGCGAGCAGGCCCGCCACGACCCACCGCCCGCGCAGCACCGCGTACAGCGCCCAGGCGGCCAGGGCGGTGAACAAGGACTCGCTGTACGCCATGGACTGCACGATCCCCACCGGCAGCGCCGCCCACAGCGCCACCGCGAGCACCCCGGCACGCCGCCCGTGCAGCAGGTCGGCGACGGCGAAGACGCCCCACGCGGCGGCGAGCCCCGCCACCGCCGAGACCACCAGGCCCGCCGACCCGTACGACAGCCCCGTCGGCGCCGCCACCAGCCGCTCCAGCCACGGCAGCAGCGGGAAGAACGCCAGGTTCGAGTGGACGGCCCCGCTCGGCAGGACCACCTCGTACCCGTACCCCTCGGCGGCGATCCGCGCGTACCAGAGGGAGTCCCAGCGGGCCGAGAGCAGGGTGTGCGGGCTGCTGCCGGCCGCCGCGCACCACAGCGCGAGCACCGCCAGCCCCAGCAGCCGCACCGCGGCGAAGGCCGCGAGCGCGGGGGCGGCACGGCGGAGTCCGGGGTACTTCGCGGGGGCGGCGTCAACGGGCACAGTGGTCACGGGGACGAGTATCGGCGCCGCGACCGGCGAAGACGAAAACCGTGGACACGGAGCGTGAGCGGGCGTGCGCGCGGGGGGAGGGCGGGCCGGGGCGCGTGGCGCACACCACACGTCGGCCGCCGCCGGGATGAGAGCTTGGCCACGTGGCGGGCACGCGAACTCGCGTACGCTGACCCTTCACTCGCGTGTCGATGCCGGACCCCGTAGGACGCCGCACAGCGCACCACCCCGCGGCGGTCCACGACGCTGTCCGCCGAGTGCGAGGGACCACCTGGGAGGTACGAGCATGTCGGGGACGAACACGGCCGGCGACAGGAAGCCCTCCCTCCGGCAGCGGGTCGCCGCCGCCTCCGGCGGGGCCAACCGCTGGGTGGTCCTGGCGGTCCTGTGCGTCAGCCTCGTGCTCGTCGCGCTCGACGCGACCATCCTGCACGTGGCCGTCCCCTCCGTCACCGAGGACCTGCGCCCCGGCTCCCAGGAACTCCTGTGGATCGTCGACGCGTACCCGCTGGTCTGCGCCGCGCTCCTGATCCTCTTCGGCACCCTCGGCGACCGCGTCGGCCGCCGCCGGATCCTGCTCCTCGGCTACACCCTCTTCGGCGTCGCCTCCGCCATCGCCGCACTCGCCGACAACGCCCAGGTCCTGATCGCCGCCCGCGCCCTGCTCGGCGTCGGCGGGGCGATGATCATGCCGGCCACCCTGTCGATCCTGCGCCAGGTCTTCCCCGACCGGCGCGAGCGCGCCCTCGCCATCGGCATATGGACCGCCGTCGCCGCGGTCGGCGCGGCCAGTGGCCCCGTGCTCGGCGGCTTCCTCGTCCAGCACTTCTGGTGGGGCTCGGTCTTCCTCATCAACATCCCGCTGATGGCCCTGATCCTCCCGCTCGGCCGCTGGCTGCTGCCCGAGTCGAGGGGCTCGGCCGACGGGCCCTGGGACGTGCTCGGCGCGCTGATGGCCGCCGCCGGCGTCCTCGGCGCGGTGCTCGGCATCAAGCGGATCGGCGCGGAACGGCAGCTCTCCGATCCCGGGGCACTGGTCCCGCTGCTGCTCGGAGTGCTCCTGCTGGTCCTCTTCGTACGCCGCCAGAAGCGCCGCGAGCACCCGCTGATCGACATGCGGATGTTCTCCCGGGCCGCGTTCTCCACCTCCGTCGGCTGCATCGTGCTCGCCATGCTGGCGCTGGTCGGGCTGGAGCTGCTCGCCGTCCAGTACCTCCAGCTGGTGCTGGAGCTCAGCCCGCTGGAGACCGGTCTGCGGCTGCTGCCGCTGACCTTCGCCGCCATGGCCGCCGGTGCCACCGGCTCCTACACCCTCCAGCGGGTCGGCCCGCGCACGATGGTCTCGCTGGGCTTCGTGCTCACCGCCGGCGCGGTGCTGCTGCTGACGCTGATGGGCCACGACGACCGGCCCGTCCTGCTGACCGCCGGCTTCATCCTGCTCGGCTTCGGGCTCCAGACCACCCTCTTCGCCGCGTACGAGTCCATGCTGAGCGAGGCCCCGGTGGACGCCGCCGGCGGCGCCGCCTCCATAGGCGAGACCTCCTACCAGCTCGGCGCGGGCATGGGCATCGCCCTGCTGGGCAGCGTGATGAACGCCGCCTACCGGCCCGGCCTGCTCGACGTCCCCGGCGTGCCCGCCGCGGACTCGGCCGGCGCCGCGAACTCCCTCGGCGAGGCCTACAAGATCGCCGCCCACCTCGGCGGAGCGGCGGGGGAGTCCCTGCACACGGCCGCCCGGAACTCCTTCGTGCACGGGCTGCACGTCACCCTCGTCGTGAGCGCCTGCCTGCTGTTCGCGGGGGCCGTGATGGCGCTGAAGCTGCCGCGCACCATGGAGAACGCCGAGCCGGACGGGGGCGCCGGGTGCGGTGCGACCGCCGTGGACGCGGACGCCGATGCCGGGGCCGCCGTACGCCTGCCCGCGCAGCCCGCGGCCCCCTCCCGGCCGGCCCC contains these protein-coding regions:
- a CDS encoding phosphatase PAP2 family protein; this translates as MRTDQMLARLEPVFARLDREPERPAHLQTPQMSRHRIVLLSATLAFYLVIVVLVLTTSWLVRLDWQIMFFRPYEQWPQVHAFLDYLVVLGQRGPTAVMVAAWLGWRSWRQHTLRPLIALGVALLLLNITVGSVKLGLGRLGPHYATQIGSAELFAGGDIFPSGHTANAVVTWGILAYLASTTVTRRVLSILSGVLSLSVGATTVYLGTHWVSDVLLGWTAGLLIMLALPWFEPLIARTEAYVFGLREQWRRRLEEGRVSEPVAAALTPLLSAGGKWQRGRTPAAEDGVPAAAAAQAPAGHSPALRPAAHTHQVARQHVIRSERTPITPGGSRRPAHTERASARGASARPATGG
- a CDS encoding MFS transporter, translated to MSGTNTAGDRKPSLRQRVAAASGGANRWVVLAVLCVSLVLVALDATILHVAVPSVTEDLRPGSQELLWIVDAYPLVCAALLILFGTLGDRVGRRRILLLGYTLFGVASAIAALADNAQVLIAARALLGVGGAMIMPATLSILRQVFPDRRERALAIGIWTAVAAVGAASGPVLGGFLVQHFWWGSVFLINIPLMALILPLGRWLLPESRGSADGPWDVLGALMAAAGVLGAVLGIKRIGAERQLSDPGALVPLLLGVLLLVLFVRRQKRREHPLIDMRMFSRAAFSTSVGCIVLAMLALVGLELLAVQYLQLVLELSPLETGLRLLPLTFAAMAAGATGSYTLQRVGPRTMVSLGFVLTAGAVLLLTLMGHDDRPVLLTAGFILLGFGLQTTLFAAYESMLSEAPVDAAGGAASIGETSYQLGAGMGIALLGSVMNAAYRPGLLDVPGVPAADSAGAANSLGEAYKIAAHLGGAAGESLHTAARNSFVHGLHVTLVVSACLLFAGAVMALKLPRTMENAEPDGGAGCGATAVDADADAGAAVRLPAQPAAPSRPAPGARIPAPAQHERDPAVGGRPGRQG